A window of the Lactuca sativa cultivar Salinas chromosome 5, Lsat_Salinas_v11, whole genome shotgun sequence genome harbors these coding sequences:
- the LOC111889388 gene encoding protein RADIALIS-like 1, whose protein sequence is MASSSMSSRGSGSWTAKQNKAFEKALAVFDKDTPDRWHNVAKAVGGKTAEEVKQHYEVLVEDVKHIENGRVPFPNYRRTTGGG, encoded by the coding sequence ATGGCATCTAGCTCAATGTCTTCACGTGGGTCGGGTTCATGGACTGCTAAACAGAACAAAGCCTTTGAGAAGGCTTTGGCTGTGTTTGACAAAGATACCCCTGATCGATGGCATAATGTAGCCAAAGCTGTTGGTGGCAAAACAGCTGAGGAAGTGAAGCAGCATTATGAAGTCCTTGTGGAGGATGTGAAGCACATTGAAAATGGTCGAGTTCCTTTCCCTAATTACAGGAGAACCACCGGAGGGGGATAG